One stretch of Streptomyces hygroscopicus DNA includes these proteins:
- a CDS encoding AraC family transcriptional regulator — protein sequence MSVFAHPGRHRVAVLVRHGLLPFELGMAHRLFGRAVSAAGEPLYEVVTCALVPGEVRTDSDVTMRVAHGPDALAEADTVLVPAANEPDEPQTEGRLGAPLTGAFARIRPGARIASICTGAFVLAAAGLLDGRRATTHWQEADRFRELFPAVALDPDVLYADEGEVLTSAGDAAGIDLILHMIRRDHGAAVAGEVARGSVVAPHRDGGQAQFIRRPVPERRGGSTGAARAWALTRLDRPPTLRELAERESMSVRTFSRRFREEVGMTPVQWLTQRRLERARQLLEETDLPVDRIAADAGFGTAASLRQRLHTALGVSPSAYRATFRGGAAAP from the coding sequence ATGTCCGTCTTCGCTCACCCCGGCCGCCATCGGGTGGCGGTGCTGGTGCGCCACGGGCTGCTGCCGTTCGAGCTGGGCATGGCGCACCGGCTGTTCGGCCGGGCCGTATCGGCCGCCGGTGAGCCGCTGTACGAGGTGGTGACCTGCGCGCTCGTCCCCGGTGAGGTGCGCACCGACTCCGACGTCACGATGCGTGTCGCCCATGGCCCGGACGCGCTGGCCGAGGCCGACACCGTGCTCGTCCCGGCCGCCAACGAACCGGACGAGCCACAGACCGAGGGCCGCCTGGGCGCCCCGCTCACCGGCGCCTTCGCCCGGATCCGCCCCGGCGCCCGGATCGCCTCGATCTGCACGGGGGCGTTCGTGCTGGCGGCCGCCGGGCTGCTGGACGGCCGCCGGGCGACGACCCACTGGCAGGAGGCCGACCGGTTCCGGGAGCTGTTCCCGGCCGTCGCGCTCGACCCGGACGTCCTCTACGCGGACGAGGGCGAGGTGCTGACCTCGGCCGGGGACGCCGCCGGTATCGATCTGATCCTGCATATGATCCGCCGCGACCACGGTGCGGCGGTGGCGGGCGAGGTCGCCCGCGGCTCGGTGGTGGCCCCGCATCGCGACGGCGGCCAGGCGCAGTTCATCCGGCGGCCGGTGCCGGAGCGGCGCGGCGGCTCCACCGGCGCGGCCCGCGCCTGGGCGCTGACCCGGCTCGACCGTCCGCCGACCCTGCGGGAGCTGGCCGAGCGGGAGTCGATGAGCGTACGGACCTTCTCCCGGCGGTTCCGCGAGGAGGTGGGGATGACCCCGGTGCAGTGGCTGACCCAGCGGCGCCTCGAACGTGCCCGGCAGCTACTGGAGGAGACCGATCTGCCGGTGGACCGGATCGCGGCGGACGCGGGCTTCGGCACCGCCGCCTCGCTGCGGCAGCGTCTGCACACCGCCCTCGGGGTGTCGCCGAGCGCCTACCGCGCCACCTTCCGGGGCGGCGCCGCCGCCCCCTAA
- a CDS encoding asparaginase — MAQFARRFTVVTALVAVALGTTASLAGAAEPHPRPTPKVAVIGTGGTIAGVSKSKVSFDDYEAGKLRVSRLVNDLRPEVNRIADVTTQQFGNKDSNNYTIPEYRRLTAAVDHALKFNDGVVVTTGTDTMEEFAYWLDLTVRSDKPVVLTGAMRPWTVIGSDAPANLYNAIHLAASGRTTCFGTVVMLNDQIHAAREVRKSDTLRLNAFSSGSSGELGVIDQNHIRVNRAPARVEQCGKPAWKTPFDLDRIARRPLPKVDIAYSYQGAGPQAIKAFADAGAAGIVTAGTGAGGLSPAMTEARDDAVKNGVVMVSASRTGSGAVYDPDVHGVIGAQDLTPQKARLLLLLSLATTHNEHRIQTWFHTLGTGQFTARR, encoded by the coding sequence ATGGCTCAGTTCGCCCGCCGCTTCACCGTAGTGACCGCTCTGGTGGCCGTCGCCCTGGGGACCACGGCCTCCCTCGCCGGTGCCGCTGAGCCGCACCCCAGGCCCACCCCCAAGGTCGCGGTCATCGGCACCGGAGGCACCATCGCGGGCGTCAGCAAGTCCAAGGTGTCCTTCGACGACTACGAGGCGGGCAAGCTCCGGGTGTCCCGGCTGGTCAACGACCTCAGGCCCGAGGTGAACCGGATCGCCGACGTGACCACCCAGCAGTTCGGCAACAAGGACTCCAACAATTACACGATCCCCGAGTACCGCCGGCTCACCGCCGCCGTCGACCACGCCCTGAAGTTCAACGACGGGGTGGTGGTCACCACCGGCACCGACACCATGGAGGAGTTCGCGTACTGGCTGGACCTGACCGTCCGCAGCGACAAGCCCGTGGTGCTCACCGGCGCCATGCGGCCCTGGACGGTGATCGGCTCCGACGCCCCGGCCAACCTCTACAACGCGATCCACCTCGCCGCCAGCGGGCGCACCACCTGCTTCGGCACCGTGGTGATGCTCAACGACCAGATTCACGCCGCCCGCGAGGTGCGCAAGTCCGACACCCTGCGGCTGAACGCGTTCAGCAGCGGCAGCAGCGGAGAACTCGGCGTCATCGACCAGAACCACATCCGCGTCAACCGCGCGCCGGCCCGCGTCGAGCAGTGCGGCAAGCCCGCCTGGAAGACCCCGTTCGACCTCGACCGGATCGCCCGGCGGCCACTGCCCAAGGTCGACATCGCCTACAGCTACCAGGGCGCCGGACCCCAGGCCATCAAGGCGTTCGCCGACGCCGGGGCGGCCGGGATCGTCACCGCGGGCACCGGGGCGGGCGGCCTCTCCCCGGCCATGACCGAGGCCAGGGACGACGCCGTCAAGAATGGGGTGGTCATGGTCTCCGCCTCGCGCACCGGCTCCGGCGCGGTCTACGACCCCGATGTCCACGGCGTCATCGGCGCCCAGGACCTGACCCCGCAGAAGGCCCGGCTGCTGCTGCTTCTCTCGCTCGCCACCACCCACAACGAGCATCGGATCCAGACGTGGTTCCACACTCTGGGCACCGGCCAGTTCACGGCCCGTCGTTAG
- a CDS encoding PAS/PAC sensor protein: MTTHDRVDQEDEAGIGSMATAPGGVLDLLRVAAVALDVEGRIALWSPEAEQLFGYRAAEALGRRADKLLVHPKDRRAAVELFARVRAGDTWAGVFPVRRPDGSTLKVEFRTMGLRDAHGEGYALGLAADEGTVRRLETDLAVSGFLVKQSPVGLAVFDTELRWLRANPALQQMNSVTESQVRGHRVGEVLPGLDVEAIEAAMRHVLESGEPLLDQQSIGRTPADPDHDHAWSESYYRLEDPSGRILGVAVSIMDISRRHRETSEIAEARERLAVIADASVRVGTTLDLRQTAQELADVTVPRLADLAAVDVLDSVVHREATPRVWADGSARFRALAVAAGYPTDAVHAADPVGEIARYEPTRLITQCVREARPILVPHVTEQDVRRIARDDDAARVLLREGVHSYIAAPLIARGSVLGTLSLHRTINPRPFDEEDLTLACELAIRAALCIDNARLYARERDAALTLQRSLLSQQPRDLDGLEIASRYLPAVSAAGGDWFDVLPLPDGRVGLVVGDVMGKGIHAAAIMGQLRTATRAFSRLDLPPAQVLCHLDEITPSLGESIATCLYAVCDPRTGRCEMSTAGHLPPVLVQPGGDAELIDIPTGAPLGVGGVPFVSVERELAEGALLALFTDGLVEKRHQSLDVGLHTLVQLLRRHQGPLERICDQVLAALHGAPDDDVALLLARLRRPRLSETSVVTVEGG, encoded by the coding sequence ATGACCACGCATGACCGTGTTGACCAGGAGGACGAGGCGGGTATCGGCAGCATGGCGACCGCCCCGGGAGGAGTGCTCGATCTGCTGCGGGTCGCTGCCGTGGCGCTGGATGTCGAGGGGCGGATCGCCCTGTGGAGCCCGGAGGCTGAACAACTGTTCGGTTACCGCGCGGCCGAGGCGCTGGGGCGCCGCGCGGACAAGCTGCTGGTCCACCCGAAGGACCGGCGGGCGGCCGTGGAGCTCTTCGCGCGCGTCCGGGCGGGCGACACCTGGGCCGGGGTCTTCCCGGTCCGCCGCCCGGACGGCTCCACCCTGAAGGTGGAGTTCCGCACCATGGGCCTGCGCGACGCCCACGGCGAGGGCTACGCGCTCGGGCTGGCCGCCGACGAGGGGACCGTACGGCGGCTGGAGACCGATCTGGCGGTATCCGGCTTCCTGGTCAAACAGTCGCCGGTGGGGCTCGCGGTGTTCGACACCGAGCTGCGCTGGCTGCGCGCCAACCCGGCCCTGCAGCAGATGAACTCCGTCACCGAGTCCCAGGTGCGCGGCCACCGCGTCGGGGAGGTGCTGCCCGGGCTCGACGTCGAGGCCATCGAGGCCGCGATGCGGCATGTGCTGGAGTCCGGTGAACCGCTGCTGGACCAGCAGAGCATCGGCCGGACCCCGGCCGACCCCGACCATGACCACGCCTGGTCGGAGTCGTACTACCGGCTGGAGGACCCCAGCGGCCGGATCCTGGGCGTCGCCGTCTCCATCATGGACATCTCCCGGCGCCACCGGGAGACCAGCGAGATCGCCGAGGCGCGCGAGCGGCTGGCCGTGATCGCCGACGCGAGCGTCCGCGTCGGCACCACGCTGGATCTGCGGCAGACCGCCCAGGAGCTCGCCGATGTGACCGTGCCCCGGCTCGCCGACCTCGCGGCCGTCGACGTCCTGGACTCCGTGGTGCACCGCGAGGCCACGCCCCGGGTGTGGGCCGACGGCTCCGCCCGCTTCCGGGCGCTCGCCGTCGCCGCCGGCTACCCCACCGACGCCGTCCACGCGGCGGACCCGGTCGGCGAGATCGCCCGCTACGAACCCACCCGGCTGATCACCCAGTGCGTCCGCGAGGCCCGGCCGATCCTGGTGCCGCACGTGACCGAGCAGGACGTACGGCGGATCGCCCGGGACGACGACGCCGCCCGGGTGCTGCTGCGCGAGGGCGTGCACTCGTACATCGCCGCCCCGCTGATCGCCCGCGGCAGTGTGCTCGGCACCCTCAGCCTGCACCGCACCATCAACCCCAGGCCGTTCGACGAGGAGGACCTCACCCTCGCCTGCGAACTGGCCATCCGCGCCGCCCTGTGCATCGACAACGCCCGGCTCTACGCCCGCGAACGCGACGCCGCGCTCACCCTCCAGCGCAGCCTGCTCTCCCAGCAGCCGCGCGACCTGGACGGCCTGGAGATCGCCTCCCGGTATCTGCCCGCGGTCAGCGCCGCCGGCGGCGACTGGTTCGATGTGCTTCCCCTCCCGGACGGCCGGGTCGGACTGGTGGTCGGCGACGTCATGGGCAAGGGCATCCACGCCGCCGCGATCATGGGCCAGCTCCGCACCGCCACCCGGGCCTTCTCCCGGCTCGATCTGCCCCCGGCCCAGGTGCTGTGCCATCTCGACGAGATCACGCCCAGCCTGGGGGAGTCCATCGCCACCTGCCTCTACGCGGTCTGCGATCCGCGCACCGGGCGGTGCGAGATGTCCACCGCCGGGCATCTGCCGCCGGTGCTGGTGCAGCCCGGCGGCGACGCCGAGCTGATCGACATCCCCACCGGCGCACCGCTGGGCGTCGGCGGCGTCCCCTTCGTCTCGGTGGAGCGGGAGCTGGCCGAGGGGGCGCTGCTGGCCCTGTTCACCGACGGCCTGGTGGAAAAGCGCCATCAGTCCCTCGACGTCGGACTGCACACCCTGGTCCAGCTGCTGCGCCGCCACCAGGGCCCGCTGGAGCGGATCTGCGACCAGGTGCTGGCCGCGCTGCACGGGGCGCCGGACGACGATGTGGCCCTGCTGCTGGCCCGGCTGCGCCGCCCTCGCCTGTCGGAGACTTCCGTGGTTACCGTGGAAGGTGGCTGA
- a CDS encoding peptidase C14 caspase catalytic subunit p20 yields MSTGLSVHIGLNQVDPAAYDGWSGELGACEQDAVDMAGIADAAGFDVTDPLLSPAATAETVTATLEAAAGRLAEGDILFLTYSGHGGQVPDLNHDETGDRLDETWVLHDRQLVDDELFELFGKFAKGVRIWLLSDSCHSGTVARRLPEMLSAQELDRRFSTADPAEVGRRIRVMPQSVQSAVYRRDRDAYDRIQNTRTAKDLAKIDASVLQISGCQDNQTSADGIVNGLFTAALLKVWRGGAFAGSYRGLHREIVKRMPPDQTPHLFQAGAPNSAFARQRPFTI; encoded by the coding sequence ATGTCAACCGGCCTCTCCGTCCATATCGGACTCAATCAGGTCGACCCCGCCGCGTACGACGGCTGGAGCGGTGAGCTGGGCGCCTGCGAGCAGGACGCCGTGGACATGGCCGGGATCGCCGACGCCGCGGGGTTCGATGTGACCGACCCGCTGCTGAGCCCGGCGGCCACCGCGGAGACGGTCACCGCCACCCTGGAGGCCGCGGCCGGGCGGCTGGCCGAGGGGGACATCCTCTTCCTCACCTACTCGGGCCACGGCGGTCAGGTGCCCGACCTCAACCACGACGAGACCGGGGACCGCCTCGACGAGACCTGGGTGCTCCACGACCGGCAGCTCGTCGACGACGAGCTCTTCGAGCTGTTCGGGAAGTTCGCCAAGGGGGTGCGGATCTGGCTGCTCTCCGACAGCTGCCACAGCGGCACCGTGGCCCGGCGGCTGCCCGAGATGCTCAGCGCCCAGGAGCTCGACCGGCGCTTCAGCACCGCCGACCCGGCGGAGGTCGGCCGCAGGATCCGGGTCATGCCCCAGTCGGTGCAGTCCGCCGTCTACCGGCGCGACCGCGACGCCTACGACCGCATCCAGAACACCCGCACCGCCAAGGACCTCGCCAAAATCGACGCCAGCGTGCTGCAGATCTCCGGCTGCCAGGACAACCAGACCTCCGCCGACGGGATCGTCAACGGCCTGTTCACCGCCGCCCTGCTGAAGGTCTGGCGGGGCGGTGCCTTCGCGGGCAGCTACCGCGGACTGCACCGGGAGATCGTCAAGCGGATGCCGCCCGACCAGACGCCCCACCTCTTCCAGGCGGGTGCGCCGAACTCCGCATTCGCCCGGCAGCGGCCCTTCACCATCTGA